From the Hippocampus zosterae strain Florida chromosome 13, ASM2543408v3, whole genome shotgun sequence genome, the window TCAAATGTTAACTCGTAAAAAGTCTTAGCTTCCATCATAgaatttttagttttattttaaatgatcaaatatatttttaatgttactTTTTCAATctgtttcatgtatttattttttgtatttttcttttgcttaGCAATGTTATTCTGATTTGCATTTCAATTGTGCCAGAAGAGTTGATCATATTTGGTCTCGTTTTTATTTGCTCGACTCTCGATTACTCCTGTCTTATCAAACATGGCGGCGCGCATGACACAGCCGGGCAGTTTCGTCAAACAACACGATAAATGGTCTATAGATGATTAATAGCTTCTTTGGGCCCTGGAATCtgttcgttttatttttttaaccatgctCCCTTCCTTGGCAACTTTGTGCTGCCGAAATGGGGCAACCATGTCACTCATGGGTGCTAAATTGTCCCGTCTATCCGCGCTCACCAAGCGAGCTGCTTGCCGCTATGGAGCGCCACCATCGCCCGCGATGAGGCTCTTCCTCACTCCCGGCGGTGTGCACGTCAGACGGATCTCCGTGTCAGATTCCGCGTGGCGGCAGGACGCGGAGTTCCCCTCGCCGTCTGATGAAGACTTCGGCACCCTTTCCGCCGAAATTTCCGGCCGGAGGTCGTTTCGTAAAGTTAGCCCGGAGATGTTGGACCTGAACTACCAACAAGACGACGACGACCAGAAGCTGGAGGAAACTTCACGCAGGCCCGGCAGGAGAAATACCACCTATTGGTACTTCTTACAATGCAAGAAGCTGATTAAAGCTGGCAAGGTGAGTGTTATTTGTAACCTAGTCCCAAgaaaattgataatgccacgTAGAAATTAAAGTTCGAGTCTTCAAGAGACTCTAGCACCCAGGCAAGGTCCAAGTCTGGAGACAAAGTACTTTACCACACAATGCCCGAATAACAACAAAATGCTGATCGATGGAAATGCGGACATTTAAGCTTGAGGAGGCCTTGGAGATGTTTGAGCAAGACATGCTGCGCGGAGAGCGGCTGCAGCCCGAGGAGTACAACTACAGCGTGCTCATCGGAGGCTGCGGGCGAGCCGGACACCTCAACAAGGCTTTCAAGCTCTACAATGACGTGAGGACGTCTCGCATGGCACACAcgtgtagtaaaaaaaaaatatatgaactttttttcttcatgttcgTATATATTCGTAAAATTATTTATATTAAGATGTCTTTAAGTATTCATTtatgtcacaggtgtcaaactcgaggtccgggggccggatctggcccgccacatcatttgatgtggcctgcgaaagcaaatcaaactttaaaaaatgtaaaattctcatatttaaTACATTGGTCACATATTATAAGAATTTTCTTGTGAACAAACCCCTCGTTACAGTAACGTACTCAAgagttgaataaactgttatgATTGACGTTTTTTATATGCTGCcagccataacggccctccaagggaaaggctaactaaaatgtggccggcCCACGACAATAAGGACTTTGATAGCCCTGATTTATGTCTTTtggttaaattaattaaattggtGATTTAAGATGATCCcaaagtgttcattcagccAACTGTTTAAATAAACGTAAACGCCAATTTCTTTTCATATGAAAGATCAATTCTTTTTATTCTTAGCACGCGTTCCTTTTTGATTTTATATATACGATGTAAAAGTCtgttaaaaactgcattttttgttttgaacacgCGTGCCTTGCAGCTGAAGAAGCGAGGTCTCGAGGCGTCGGACGCCACCTACACGGCTCTGTTCAACGCCTGCGCAGAGTCGCCGCACAGACGCGCGGCTCTGGAGAAGGCGCTCAAGCTGGAGCAGGAAGTGAGACGCAAGAAGCTCGCCCTCGGCGCCGCCACCTACCACGCCGTCCTCAAGTGGCACGCGCTCGGCGGCAACCTGCACGCCTGCATGCACACGCTcagggtgaagaaaaaaaaaacacagtctgtCATATctgtagagttttttttttttttgatcgtaTTTGTGCTTAATGGTGTGTTTGTCCTTTTCCAGGAAATGCTGGATGTCGGTCACGCCGTTACTCAGGAGACGTTTCACTACTTGCTGATGGCATGTGTGAACGACAAAGAGCTCGGATTCAGGCTGGCTTTGCAGGTCTGTTGctgaccaaaacagcagcagctgtttcTCCGATGGATTAAATGCAGCTTTtgtcttgttgttgttcttgttggtCGTTTTTGCGTTTACAGGTGTGGCGGCAGATGCTCAAGTCCGGCCTGGCTCCCGACTCCAAGAACTACAACCTGCTCTTGAGGACCGCGAGGGATTGTGGGATGGGTGACCCCGGACTGGCCTCCGGCATCCTGCTCCAGTCAAACCAGTCCCACATCAAGTCAGGCAAACGAGTGGACGTTGATCTTCTGGAGCGTCAACTGCTCGGCCGAACCGACATCCCAAGTGGGGGTGGCGAGACGCAAGACTCCTCGGCGCCGCTCACGCCGGCAGAATCTGCACTCCTGCCCGTCGACTCCACCCCGAACCTGCTggacctgctggagggaaagggcggcggcggcggcctgaTCTCCTTCGGAGCCGTGGAAGGGGCGTCCGACAGACTAGCCGTGCTGGGCGGAGGCCGAGGTGTCCTGGAGAAGATGGCGGCGGGCGGCTTGGAGCCCGACCTGCGGACTCTGACGCTGCTGGCGGACACCATGGCTCCCGGTCTTCGGTCTTTGGAGACGCTATTGGAGGCGGCCAAACGGCACGGCGTCAAGTTGGACGCCGCCTTTTTCAACTCGGCCATTCGCAGGGCTGCCAGAAGTGGGGACCTGGATGCAGCCAAGGTATTGTGTCATCGGGTTGGATGCCTTGTGCGTGTGTACATGAAGACGGTCCAAATGCCAACCAGTCTCAGGTTCTCAAAAACCGTCATCCATTATTATCTATATGAGCGGAAAAACAACCATCCTCATCTCAAAGCGTCAAGTTTAATTTATGACGAGTAAATGGCATGATGCCATGCCTTTTCACTTGTTGTTCGGTAGAGTTCATCAGGCAAATGAAGTATAAATTGATGACCCCTTCCTACACAGCAGAAGACTTGAAGTGAAACTGCAAATCCAAGCTCATTTCGAattttgtctgtctgtgtgtctgcAGGCCGTGTTGAGTGCAATGCGACAGCGCCACGTGACCGTGGATGTGCAGACGTTTGGGAGCCTGGCGCTGGGATGTCAGAGACAAAAGGAAGGACTCCAACTACTCACCGACATGGAAGTACAGTAATGTCGTTGTAAAGCACAACTAACAAACTGACCGAAGATGACATTGAAAATACGTTTTCTTTaaagaaataacatttgtgtgtttttttaaaaaatcatgctCTCAATAAAAACTCTTGgaattaaaaaagtaaaaataataataaaatgaatcaaaagtgaaaaaaaaattaaataaaacaaacctgCTTAAAACtagctgaatttaaaaaaaaaatctattacaaCTTGATCAACATGCTGAGTCAACACGAATTGAATACCGAGAAATTAatcttatgtttaaaaaaaaaaaagtcataaaataaatTTCTAAAGTCCACCAAATAAGggacaaaaatatttacattttcactaaaaaagtcataaaatcatTTTCTAATTTCCACCAAAtaaggaacaaaaatatttacattttcagcACTGCATGTAATCATTGACATGTCGGCTGAACGgtggctctgtttttttttttttgtcaggaggCGGGGTTACAACCCAACGCGCACGTGTACTCTGCCCTGATTGGCCGAGCGAGTCGCCGTCTGGATTACGCTTACCTCAAAACGCTGTTGAAAAGCATGCGTGACAAGGGGGTGTGGCCTAACCAAGTCATCATCAAACAGCTGGAGTTTGCTGCCCAGTACCCCCCCAACTTTGACAAGGTAACCGTGGCGACCACTGACACTGACTGACTTTCCTTTAACAAGGAGGCGTGATGATTGATCTTCACACcattaaaaagacatttttcagaTATGTTGACAGCGCTTCACTTTTTCTACATCCTAAATTACATTCTTATCCAAAAGGCAATGCattcatttccccccccccctcaaaattctACAGACAACACTGCATAAAAAACatgggacatttttttcccacaatgcaTCCATCCGTAAAGTATTCACATAGCTTTCTATTGTTATACAacattgcatttattttgtccCTCAAAATGATACGCTCAATTATCACAATGTGGACACAGtattttttgatatttttgcaaCTGTATTAactaattctttaaaaaaaaaaagcaccatgtTACAAGAACAAAGTATAATCACGTTTGCCATCATATCTCCCCTTTTAATGCACTCTTTTATTCCATCCTTTCCTTCCAGTACAAGTCCCGCAACAACTACCTGCTCCAAATTGACGGCTTCCGCGGTTACTACGAGCAGTGGTTGCAAAGCATGCCGGCTCAGGCCGAGCAGGACGGGCAGGACGGGCGGTCGGCATTGAGCGCCGCCTTTGTCAAAACTCAAGCCGAGATGATTGAGGGCCGGAAGAAGCAAAGAGCGGCGGCGAGGATCACACTGAGCAGCAGGAAACAAACGACGAGACCTTAATTGTGGCTTTTGTATCGTGATTGTCAAtgcgctttcaaaataaaaacatgtgttTATTGTATAGTATTGGTGGAGTGAAGTACAGTACCGCAATACGTGCTTAAAAACAAGACCTGACTGTTGAAAAGAACGTGAGACCAAGAAGAAGCGATTGCCAATGTTGTGCGGAGCGCAGAAATAGCGACAGGTGGCGGTAATGTAACGCAATAAATGCCAAGCGGCGTTAAATcgtaaaagaagaagaagcagccgGAAGTGCATTTACCAGCCGCGCGAAATAATCCCTTGTTTCGAAAGTTTGGCCAGATaggtaagaagaaaaaaatcttaattttcTTCACAATTGCTCAACTTCCAAGCACTTCCGTTGCTCTGTCATGTTAGGCAAAATGTTGTGTTCCGCCTGTGTGTCGTGACAGCCTTACGTGGCTGTTCAAAACTATTGGAACTTTTTTAAAACGTTGTTTTTAACGTTTAACGTTAAcaacgttttgttgttgtttttaaaaatcgttTGGCTTCGATCACCAAAAGGGGTCATGtgatttgtttgttggaatcTGATTTTTGTCGTCGTCCTCGAGAAAAATCAGCGatccacgaccccccccccttctttttttttttcaattttaagcCACGGCCGAGCTCGCCTCGAGCAGTCTTTCCCCACTTAATTTCAATTGCTCTACCCCAGCGAAGTCTTTTTCAACCAGCTACACCCTAACCAGCgcaaataaattaaattcaatAGATGATAAAATTTTAAGTCTCATGTGGCCCCGTTTGAGAACTATTATCCTCGAGAGATCCTGACAGACTGGCATGAAAAATAAAGTTGGTCCCATCTTGAGGTAATGGGCGACAATGACAATACTGAATTGTAACTTCTGTCCAGAAGTccaatatgtatttattattatacagtaatccctcgtttatcgcggttaatagggaccgaaaccacccgcgataaatgaaaatccgcaaagtagcgaccccAACCCcttataggtacatgtacatgtgtatgagtataacaaatatttataaggccacatttaatggtatacatgcatgcagAAGTAAATTTTATAGTAATGAACATTTCTTAATGCTGTATACAGTACtcatagatttaaacatgtataagttaggttcagttagtgtatgaataacaaaatgcaGTAGAcgtatacatgtagtactgtatatgttgcttgaTGTGACTCAGTTTTTTTGCGGacgtaaattaaaaaatatactatatatttttttgatatttttattatttt encodes:
- the ptcd1 gene encoding pentatricopeptide repeat-containing protein 1, mitochondrial — its product is MLPSLATLCCRNGATMSLMGAKLSRLSALTKRAACRYGAPPSPAMRLFLTPGGVHVRRISVSDSAWRQDAEFPSPSDEDFGTLSAEISGRRSFRKVSPEMLDLNYQQDDDDQKLEETSRRPGRRNTTYWYFLQCKKLIKAGKLEEALEMFEQDMLRGERLQPEEYNYSVLIGGCGRAGHLNKAFKLYNDLKKRGLEASDATYTALFNACAESPHRRAALEKALKLEQEVRRKKLALGAATYHAVLKWHALGGNLHACMHTLREMLDVGHAVTQETFHYLLMACVNDKELGFRLALQVWRQMLKSGLAPDSKNYNLLLRTARDCGMGDPGLASGILLQSNQSHIKSGKRVDVDLLERQLLGRTDIPSGGGETQDSSAPLTPAESALLPVDSTPNLLDLLEGKGGGGGLISFGAVEGASDRLAVLGGGRGVLEKMAAGGLEPDLRTLTLLADTMAPGLRSLETLLEAAKRHGVKLDAAFFNSAIRRAARSGDLDAAKAVLSAMRQRHVTVDVQTFGSLALGCQRQKEGLQLLTDMEEAGLQPNAHVYSALIGRASRRLDYAYLKTLLKSMRDKGVWPNQVIIKQLEFAAQYPPNFDKYKSRNNYLLQIDGFRGYYEQWLQSMPAQAEQDGQDGRSALSAAFVKTQAEMIEGRKKQRAAARITLSSRKQTTRP